A window of Thunnus thynnus chromosome 17, fThuThy2.1, whole genome shotgun sequence contains these coding sequences:
- the cavin1a gene encoding caveolae-associated protein 1, giving the protein MADTGVKEEHVALVEVPYDDDEVALVGAATEPAVDDHHHTEKVDMLLTTTSGDKSEAQMNGVMVLSLLDKIIGVVDQIQQTQNGLEARQEAMEKSVSTIQGELAKLSKNHVGTANTVNKMLEKVRKVSVNVKTVRSNLEKQAGQIKKLESNENELLKRRNFKVLIYQDQVKAPKASKQKTAQTVAEGGSVEGLEQIVEGDEGHPVNLNSDEEVEIEEIIEESRTKRFQRTTKQQVDNIKKAFSKEKMEKTKLKTKENLEKTKQRTRENLEKTRQRTRDNLEKTKHNLEKKIGKLGTRMTPNTERRAKMKSSKDKVKKSLTPDHTVYARSKTTVYRVPPFTFHVKKIREGEEEEVIHTTEMEEVSEAEGQPGGEENGLGVHVELEEAELVHVDSPEMEALLEVTEDSQLVTVDADHLKKAQSE; this is encoded by the exons ATGGCGGATACAGGTGTCAAAGAGGAGCATGTAGCCCTGGTAGAAGTGccttatgatgatgatgaggtcGCCCTGGTGGGTGCTGCCACCGAGCCAGCGGTAGATGATCATCACCATACTGAGAAGGTGGACATGCTACTGACCACTACCTCTGGAGACAAGAGTGAAGCTCAGATGAATGGGGTCATGGTTCTGTCTCTGCTGGACAAGATTATCGGGGTGGTAGACCAGATCCAGCAGACCCAGAATGGGCTTGAGGCCCGGCAGGAGGCGATGGAGAAGTCAGTGTCAACCATCCAAGGGGAGCTGGCTAAGTTGTCCAAGAATCACGTCGGCACAGCCAACACCGTCAACAAAATGCTGGAAAAGGTACGCAAGGTCAGCGTCAACGTCAAGACAGTGCGAAGCAACCTGGAGAAGCAGGCGGGCCAGATCAAGAAGCTGGAGAGCAACGAAAATGAGCTGCTCAAGAGACGCAACTTCAAAGTCCTCATCTACCAG GACCAAGTGAAGGCCCCAAAGGCATCCAAACAGAAGACAGCACAGACGGTAGCTGAAGGTGGATCCGTGGAAGGCCTTGAGCAGATAGTTGAGGGAGATGAGGGACATCCTGTCAATCTCAATTCAGATGAGGAGGTGGAGATCGAGGAGATTATTGAAGAGTCTCGTACCAAGCGCTTCCAACGCACCACCAAGCAGCAAGTGGACAACATAAAGAAAGCCTTCTCCAaagagaaaatggagaagaCCAAACTGAAGACCAAGGAGAACTTGGAGAAGACCAAGCAGAGAACCCGTGAGAACCTGGAGAAGACAAGACAGAGAACCCGTGACAACTTGGAGAAAACTAAGCACAACCTGGAGAAGAAGATTGGCAAGCTCGGGACCCGCATGACCCCCAACACGGAACGCAGGGCGAAGATGAAGAGCTCCAAAGACAAGGTGAAGAAGTCCCTTACCCCTGACCACACGGTGTATGCTCGCTCCAAGACCACTGTGTACCGCGTACCCCCCTTCACCTTCCATGTTAAGAAGATCcgagaaggggaggaggaggaggtgatccATACCACAGAGATGGAGGAAGTGTCAGAGGCTGAGGGCCAGCCAGGGGGAGAGGAGAACGGGCTGGGTGTGCAtgtggagctggaggaagcGGAGCTGGTGCATGTAGACAGCCCAGAGATGGAGGCTCTGTTGGAGGTGACTGAGGACTCTCAGCTGGTCACGGTGGACGCAGACCACCTAAAGAAGGCCCAAAGCGAATAG